The DNA window TTCGAACGCGCGCAGTGCATTGAGGGGAAGATGCGTTGGCATGCCCTGTCCTTCGAAAGAATTTCTAATGAAGCATAATTAGAATCCCTGTATCTGCAAAGGCTTTGAACGCTTAGGTTTCAGCCAGCAACGATAGGAAAATGCCATGCGTGATGTGATAGATCTCAACCGCTACCCTTTGGATCAACCAGGCAGCCCTGCCTGGCTGACTTTGGTCGAGGCGTGCAAATCGAAGCTTGCCGAGGATGGATTGTTCAACCTGCCCGGTTTTGTTCGCCAGGCAGCGCTCCGCGAGGCAGTCACCGCCTTCAAACCGATCCTGGCCAAGAACGCCTTTCTTCACCGGCGTCGCCATAACATCTACTTCAAGCGGTCGGTTGACGGGCTGCCGGATACGCATCCTGCTTTACAAACGTTTGAAACCTCAAACAAAACAATTTGTGCCGATCAGATGGATCAGGCAGTTGTGATCCGGCTGTATGAATGGCCACCTTTTGCGCGCTTTCTGGCAGCGGTGATGGGCAAGACTGAACTCTTTGCCATGGCGGACCCGCTGGCCCGTGTGAATGTCATGAGCTATTCCGAGGGAGAGGCGCTGAACTGGCATTTTGACCGGTCCGAGTTCACCACAACCCTGTTGTTGCAGGCGCCTGAGGCCGGAGGCGATTTCGAATATGACAAAGACCTGCGCAGCGACAGCGACCCCAATTACGAGGGCGTCGCGGATTTGTTACAGGGACGCAGGTCACCCACACTGATGCGCGTGACACCCGGCACCCTGAACATTTTCAAAGGCAAGAATACGGCGCATCGCGTGACCCCGGTCAAAGGCGCGTCCGACCGCATCATTGCTGTTTTTTCCTACTACGACCGGCCCGGCGTGCAGTTCAGTGCCGATGAGCGGATCGGCTTTTACGGGCGCGCATCATGAAAGACCAATCGGCCTTCAAGGATGATCGCAAGCTCACCTATCTGAATGCAGAGGGCGCAGACAAACCTCTGATTAGCCCCGTGTCGGACGAGGTTTTGGCGCGCGCCCGGGCCTATCGCCTTGGTCGACTGCGCCGGGTGTTGGACCAGTCCGGTTGCGCGGCGCTCCTCCTTTATGATCCCTGCAATATTCGCTATGCGTTCGACTGTTCGAACATGCAGGTCTGGACCCTGCACAACCCGATGCGCTATGCGCTGATCCTTGCGGGTGGTCCGGCCATCATGTTCGAGTTCAAGGGCTGTTTGCGGCAAAGTGAGGGGCTGCCCGGCATTGACGAGCTGCGCCTGGCCAGGACGTGGATGTTTATGGCGTCCGGCGACAAGGTCGAGGCCGCAACGGAAGACTGGGCGCGGGAAATCGCCGATCTTGTCCAGACCTATGGCGGTGGCAACACGCGCATTGCCTGTGACGCGCTGGACGGAAGCGGCGTGCACGCATTGGAAGCGCTTGGGCTCACGTATGTCGAGGGCAGCCAGTTCACCGAAATTGCCCGGTCCATAAAATCCCCGGATGAAATCGAACTGATGCGCTGGACAATCCGTGTGTGCGAGGCTGGCATGGCGCGCATCTATGACCATTCCGTGCCCGGCGTGACCGAACGTGAGCTTTGGGCGCATCTGCATTTTGAAAACGCGCGATCGGGCGGTGACTGGCTTGAAACCAAGCTGCTGACCTGCGGCCCCCGGACGAACCCGTGGTATCAGGAATGTTCAGACAGGGTGTGTCAGGAGGGTGAGTTGATCTCCTTTGATACGGACATGATCGGGCCTTACGGTTATTGCGCTGACCTGTCGCGGTCCTGGACATGCGGCTACACCGCGATGACCGCCACGCAGCAGCGCCTCTATGAGACCGCAGTTGCGCAAATTCATCATAATCTCGACCTTGTGAAACCCGGGCTGAGCTTTGCCGAGTTCAACGCAAAAAGCTGGCGGATCCCGCAGGCGCATGTGCCTTATCGCTATTCGCTGGCGGCGCATGGCGTTGGAATGGCCGATGAATGGCCTGTGATCCCGCTGCATGTCGATTGGGGACCGGGCGCGATGTCTGGCCGGTTCGAAGCGGGTATGGTCGTTTGCATGGAAAGCCTGATCGCCGAAGCGGGATCGGAAAGCGTGAAGTTGGAGACGCAGGTTCTGGTGACTGAGACGGGAACGGAGCGTCTCGATACCTTTCCACTGGGTTAACGGGAAGGTGGCCGTGGACTGACGGCTCTTGAGGAAGCCAGCAGATGGATTGCAAAGGAGGAGCCGGAGCAACTGCCGGCGAAATACGGATGTAGAAGTTGGCGCCAGGTCGTGCCCGAGTCTCGGGTGTTTGAGCTTCAATACTTTGAGCGGGATGGACGACACGCGCCTTGGTATCGGGAAAAGCCGTCGCGGGACGTGTTGTCAGAACAATTCGAACGCGTCTCTGCAAGGATGATATGACTGTTCTTTGTGGCGCGCCAGGTTGGCGCCACTCAACAAGAGCAGCGGTTCGGTTAAGCTTTAGACTGTCTCCAGAATAGAGGTGGCGCTCCTGGCTAAAATGATTGCAGACGGAGGAATGAACGGCGGCGAATTTCTGTAACCATCGCGTACTGCGGAACCTGCGACGATCAACATCAGCTCAGATCAACCCTTGCAAAAAAGGAGCCGTCCACACACGACAAGACCGAGCACGTACAACCCGCTTGAGAAACCTGGAGATAGTGCTAAGCTCAATCGGCAGGCTTCAGAGAAGTGGCGTAAAACCACAGGCGCAACCTTTTTTCGAAGCTTCAGAACGTTGAAATTCTTTTTAGGAGAAAGACACATGGCTTGGAAGAAACCTACGGCGGTTGAGATCTCGTGCGGCATGGAAATCAATATGTATGGCCCGGGCGAAGACGACGAACGCAACGGTGGCGACCTGTTCTGATAACAGCTGAGATTTCGGATACGGCATGTCAATATGTTGTATCCTGGTAAGCGGGATATGTGACTGATGCCCGCTGAAACGATCGCAGATCTTTCTGCGGTCGTTTTTCATATACCAGCGAATGGTTGTGCAGGCGCGGAAATCTGACCACCCGGGTTACACCTGAAATACTGGTCCGGAGACCTCAACGTCAGAAACGACATCACCCTGACAACGGTGATTGCCTTGTTCCATCCACGGGTCCTGCTGACTGACAGTGTCGGGCGCAAAAGAATGAACAACAAGTCTCTTGGTCAGCACTCGCCCCGGGAGGTATCTCGTGGTTCCGAGCGGGACGACAAAGCGCATCTCATAGACAAAATCAGGACTGTAGTTGCAATCTCTGCAAGGCATAGACGCCGCGGGTTCAGGGCGAAGTCAGCGGCAAGACAGAGTTTCACTTCCGCAATGCTATTGCAGAGCAATTCGATTTAAGAAATGTTGAACAGAGTGTAATGAAGCGTTCCTTTTGCGGTGTGACTGCAGATGGAAGGGCCTTTGTGACGACTGAACTATTGCCTGTGCGTTGTGTGCTGCCTGACCGCCACTCTCTCAGGTCAGACACGGTCCTGGGAGGTGTTCCGGAATGAAGCTGGTAGTACTTGGCGCAGGAGCGGGCGGCGGTTTGCCGCAGTGGAATTGCGGTTGCGCAAACTGTCAGGACGCGCGTGCCGGTAAGATCGCCTCAATGACGCAGTCTTCGGTTGCCGTATCGCCCGACGGGGATCGATGGGTGCTTCTGAATGCGTCACCGGATATCGCAGCCCAGTTGCAGCGCACAAAAGCGCTCTGGCCGGCCTCCCTGCGCGGAACTCCCGTTGCAGCGGTTGTTCTCACCAACGGCGATATTGATCACATCGCGGGTTTGCTGACTCTGCGCGAAAAAACGCCATTCACGGTTTTCGCCACCGGAAGCGGCATGGATATTCTGACAACAAATTCCGTCTTCAATGTGCTGGATCCGGACCTTGTCGACCGCACCCTCGTGTCGGTGGACGACATGTTTGAACCGGTCCCGGGTCTCAGGCTCACACCTTTCTCCGTGCCCGGCAAAGTTGCGTTGTTTCTTGAAGACGAAGCCGCGCTTGATCTGGAGGCGGTCGGCGATCAGACGATCGGGCTTCTGCTGGAAGCAAACGGCAGGCGGGCGGCTTACATCCCCGGGTGTGCCGCGCTGCCCGACTGGTTGCTGGTGCGGCTGGATGCTGTTGATCTTCTGATGTTCGACGGCACCGTCTGGGAAAACGATGACATGGCGAAAACAGGTACCGGTCGGAAGACCGGCGCGCGCATGGGTCATATTGCTCTGAGCGGCGAGGACGGCAGCCTTGCCCGCCTGGATGCGCTTGCGGCCCGCAAGGTCCTGGTGCACATCAACAATACGAACCCGATCCTGCAGCCGGGCAGCCGTGAGCGCAGGCAGGTAGAAAACGCAGGCTGGGAAATAGCGCATGACGGAATGGAGATAGAACTTTGAACAGTTTCACACCGGACCGCACATCATTCGAAGCCAGGCTTCATAAGATCGGCGACGAACGCTACCACGACAAGCACCCGTTTCACCATCTGTTGCACTCGGGGGGCTGCACCCCCGATCAGGTCCGCGCCTGGGTCATCAACCGGTACTATTATCAGTCCCGAATTCCGATGAAGGACGCGGCATTTCTCTCGCGCGTGACCGACCCTGCACTGCGACGCAGCTGGCGGCGGCGCATCGAAGACCACGATGGCACGGAAGACGGAACCGGCGGCATCCACAGGTGGCTCAGACTGGCCGAAGGCGTGGGGCTTGATCCCGATTACGTATCATCGGCCCGGGGCGTGCTTCCCGCGACACGCTTCGCCGTAGATGCATACGTGCGTTTTGTCCGGGACGAGCCGATGCTGCCGGCGGTTGCCTCCTCCCTCACGGAACTTTTTGCACCCAAAATTCATAAAGACCGGATTGCAGGGCTTCTGGAGCACTATGAATTCGCCAATTCCGATACGATTTCCTACTTTCAGCACCGTCTTTCGGAAGCGCCAAAGGATGTGGCCTTCGGTCTGGAATGGGTACTCGATCATGCGGTGACAAAAGCCGATCAGGACGCCGCCGCAAACGCGCTGATCTTCAAGACGGAGGTGCTCTGGGCCCAGCTGGATGCACTCTATTCGGCCTATGTCTCGCCCGCGCGCATCCCGCCGGGCGCTTGGCAACCCGGAGAGGGTCTGTTGCAATGACACCCCTGAGTGTGCCTGTATTGCCGCGGGGCGTCCGCCGGCACTTTGACAAAGTGCGCGGGGTGCCTGTTCTGCTGGGGCCCGAGCGGGTTCTGATGCTTGATGAGATCGGCTGCGCTATACTGGATCAGGTTGACGGGATCTCGACGCTCGACCAGATATCAAGCAGGCTCGCAGAGATATTTAATGCCCCGAAGGACGATATCTCAAAGGATGTCGCAGAATTCCTGACGGATTTAGGCAACAAAAAGCTGGTGGACAGTTCCCATGGTTAATCCCCCGCTGGCAATGCTTGCCGAACTCACGCACCGGTGCCCGCTCTCCTGTCCTTACTGCTCTAACCCGCAGGAACTTACGCAAAAGGATCGTGAACTGACAACTGCGGAATGGACCTATGTCTTTGCGCAGGCTTCCGATCTGGGCGTGTTGCAGTTGCACCTCTCCGGGGGGGAACCCGCCTCGCGCACGGATATCGTCGAACTGACAGCCGCAGCACAACAGGCAGGGCTTTATACTAACCTGATCACCTCCGGCATCGGGCTGACGCGTCGCCGGCTGAATGCTTTGCAGGACGCGGGGCTCGACCACATCCAATTATCGGTTCAGGGCGTCACAGCCAAAATCGCCGACCGTATCGGCGGATACAAAGGCGGGTTCGACCGCAAGATGCATGTGGCCGAACACATCGCTGAAATGGGTTTTCCGCTGACGCTGAATGCCGTGATGCATCGCGAAAATCTGAATGATCTGCCGGCAACGCTCGAGATGGCGCTGCGTCTCAGGGCGCGACGGGTAGAGGTTGCCTGTGTCCAGTTCCAGGGCTGGGCACTGAAAAACCGTTCGGCTTTGCAGCCGACACGGGAACAGGTCGACAGTGCGAAGAAAACCGTGCGCGAGGCGCGCACCCGCCTTGAGGGTGATATGGTCATCGACTTCGTCCCGCCCGACTATTACTCGGATTTTCCCAAGGCATGCATGAACGGATGGGGATCGACGGGTGTTAATGTCACCCCGGACGGCACGGTGCTGCCCTGTCATGCGGCAGAGACGATTCCGGGGCTCAGTTTCCAGCGGGTGACGGACAGGCCGCTAAAAGAGATCTGGTACGACAGTGACGCCTTCAATGCGTATCGCGGCACGAGCTGGATGCCTGAGCTTTGTCAGTCCTGCGAGCGGCGGGATGTGGATTTCGCAGGGTGCCGCTGCCAGGCAATGGCCGTGCTCGGTGATCCTGGGGCAACGGATCCGGTATGCATGAAATCGGAAGGTCGCGCCGTTCTGGATGCATTGCTGGACAGCGAAGTTCAGCCCGACACCGTGCCGGAGCTCGTGTACCGGCGGTTATAAACACGATGCAGGGTATCACCGCACAAACGGCGCCGCATACAATCTGCGACGCAGCCATGTCTCGCGTCGATCACTGAACCGGAGTGATTTCAACTTCGATCTGCGCGAACCAGTCGGCGACCGCGCGTATCTGATCGTCCGTCATGTCTGCTGCAATGACTGACATGATCTCGTGATTGCGCTTGCCGAGGCGATACGCTTTCAGCTGTGTGTCGATATAGATATTCACCTCACCCGCAAGGTTCGGGGCTTCCGGTAACAGCGAAATGCCATTCGCGCCGTGGCACGACACGCAGGCCTGGGGCGCATCCTCGTCAGAAACGCCGTCGGGCAGCGTTGCAGTGACATTGTGCGCTGCATACCAGGCCGCAACATCGGAGATCTGCTGCGCCGACAAGCCAGCCGTCACGACCGACATCATCTCGTGCTCCCGGGTGCCGGTCTTAAAGGCCATAAGCTGGTTCTCAAGATATTCTTTAGGTTCGCCACCGATATGGGGTGCGATGGGGATTTGAGCGTACCCGTCAATCCCGTGGCATGTCCGGCACATATTTGCGATCTTACGACCTGCATCTGCGTCATCCGCAATCACAGGGGGTGTCCCGGCGAGCATAAGCCCGCCGAGAAGTACAGTTACCGCTCTGCGCATTATTCAGCAGGTTGCGGTTTGTAGGCGATGCGCCAGATGGCTCCGGCGAAATCATCGGAAACGAGCATTGAGCCGTCTTTAAGGAACGCAATGTCCATCGGACGTCCCCGGTACTCACCGGTTTCCTCATTCAGCCAACCGTCAGCGAAAACCTCCGCTCCGACGGCATCACCGGTTTCCGGATCGAGGGCAGTGTACATCACCCGGGCGCCGACGGGTGTCGTGCGGTTCCATGAGCCGTGTTGCGCCCAGAAGATCCCGCCCTGGTAGTTGTCAGGATAGCTTGAGCCCTTGTAAAAGCTCATCCCAAGGTCCGCCGCGTGCGCCGTCAGCTCCAGCTGTGGCTCAACGAATTCGACACCTTCAGGACGCGGGAAATCGCTTTCAGACACGATCTCGACCCTGGAGTTTGTCCACGGGAAGCCGAAATGCTGCCCTGCGGCGGTTTGCCGGTTCAGCTCGCCCGGCGGAATGTCGTCACCCATGCCGTCAACCTGGTTGTCCGTCCACCAGAGCTCACCGGTTTCAGGGTTGAAGTCCTGCCCGACCGAGTTCCGCACACCGCGTGTAAAGACCTCACGCCCCGAGCCGTCAGTGTTCATGCGGATGATGCCACCGATGCCGATTTCGTCGTACATCTCGATCTTGTCCAGCGGCTGCACGTTATGCGGCTGGCCGAGTGAGATGTAGATCTTGCCATCGGGTCCGATATCGCAAACCCGGGCCGTGTGGTTGAAGCTCTCTTCCTCCGCGGGCACCAGTTCCCCCTGCGGCACGACGACTGCAACGGCAGGGTCCGGTCCTTCAAAGAAAAACTCCGCAGCAGGGAAATTCAGAACGCGGTTGCGTTCGGCGATGAACAGAAACCCATCGGGCGAAAAGCAGGGGCCATTCGGAATGTCAAAGGTAACCGATGGTGCAAAATCCTTTACCTCGTCGGCGACGCGATTGCGGTCGCGGTCGACAATCGACCAGACTTTGTCCTTGCGTGTTCCGGCAAAGACGACAGTGCCCTGCGGGGCCACCGCCATGGAGCGTGCATCGGGCACGACTGCATAAAGGCTCACCTCAAAACCATCAGGCACATTGATGTTCGGAATGATCGCTCTGAGTGCTTCAGCGCGCTCGCCTTCCTGGTCGATAAACGTATGCGCAGCATCGGTTTTCTGCATGTTGCCGAGCTTGTCCATATTGTCCTGGGCCACGGCTGCGGTTGCCAGAACGGTGCTCGCAAGAAGCCCCGCAATCAATCGTCCATTCATAGGTTCTTTCCTCCCGTTTGGTTCAGTAAATACAATCCGCCATTCTGGCGGGCTGTGTTCACGGACTCCCACAGTACCCTGTAAACACTTGAAGTTGTCAACATTTTTGGTGGGACGATATGTCAACCGCCTCAACCGGGCGTTGCACGAAACCGCCTTGTCGCGGGGTCAGTCCCGGTCTGAAGGTCCTGTTGTGCAATACAATTCTGACGTTAAAGCGCCTGCTTAACATCGCTGAATAGGAGAAATGAGAGTATCGAAGGCCAGATACTTTCATTGGGCGCCCAGCCAGTGTGTCCGGTGATCGATACAGCCGATGTGCCTGAAAACAAATCGGTCACATTTCATGGCAGATGGTTGTTTGAACTCTCCCGGAACATGATCCAACATAGGCCCGGTAGACGGGGGGCCGTCACTTCGAAAATTCCGAAGCATCCGGCACTGCGAAGGTGGTACGTTGAAAATGGCTGAGAGCTGGTTCAGGGCCAGGATTATGGTGGCGTTTCTTGCGCTCTGGGCCGCGTCTGCGGCTGCTGCCAACGACATTATTGAAATTGCTTATTTAGGCGTTCAGACTCAGCGCCCCCCGGTCCTCGCAACTCTGGACCGGAGCCCCGATGACCCCGGCATCGCAGGTGCACAAACCGCGCTGGCCGAGCTCAATACAGCCGGTGTCTTTCTGGGCCAGGTCTACAGGCTGAAAACGGTGACCGTTCCCGTGGGTGAAGACCCGCTCGAGGCCGCAGAACAGCTTCTTGACGCGACACGCCTGCTGGTACTGGATGCACCGGCAGAGGTACTCACGGCGATCGCTGATCTGCCCGCCGCTCAAGGAGCATTGCTGTTTAACACCTCGTCCGGTGATCCCAGTCTGCGAAACGACGCCTGCCGTTCAAACCTCCTGCATACGATCCCGTCCACGGCTATGCGGACCGATGCGCTGGCTCAGTTTTTCCTGAGCAGACGACGCACCGATTTTGTCATGATCTCCGGCAAGCATGCAATAGACCAGTCCTATGCCGCTTCCGTGCGACGGTCGCTTCAGAAATTCGGGCTGACCCTGAAAGCTGAAAAAACCTGGGATTTCAATGCCGGTATGCGCCGCAGTGCCGCGGCAGAAATGCCGCTCTTCACTCAGGATTTCGGTGACTACGACACGCTGATCGTCGCTGACGAAGTGCACGATTTTGGCCGCTATGTCATGTACAACACGTGGCAGGCGCGGCCCGTTGCAGGCTCGGAAGGGCTGACCCCGGTCACCTGGTCCCCCGTTATTGAAGACTGGGGAGCGGTACAGCTGCAAAGGCGTTTTGAAAAACTGACGGGCCGTGGAATGACATCCGGGGACTATGCAGCCTGGGCCGCTTTGCGCGTGATTGGCGAAGCCGTGTCCCGCACAGGCTCAGCCGATCCGCTCGGGCTGCGCGATTACATTCTTTCAGACGCATTTGAGATTGCCGGTTTCAAGGGGCGGCCACTGACGTTTCGGACCTGGAACGGGCAACTCCGCCAGCCCATCGCACTGACGCACCCGCGCGGGCTGGTGGCGTCGGTTCCACTGGAAGGCTTCATGCACCAGACAAACGCGCTTGATACCCTGGGGTTTGATCGCCCCGAAAGCACCTGTGCGCTGTTCCGATGATCCGTATCGCCGCAGCATTCTTTATGTATTTTTCAGCCGCAACTGCAGGAGAGGTTTGGGTCACCAATGAAAAGGACAACACAGTTTCTGTCATTTCGACGGATACTCTCGACATTGTAAGGACCTATCCGACCGGCGAACGCCCGCGCGGAATAAGTTTCTCCAAAGATTTCTCCAGACTATATATCAGCGCCTCTGACAGGAATGTGGTGCAGGTCATGGACCCCCTGACGGGCGAGGTTCTGCACGAACTGCCTTCGGGTAAAGATCCGGGGCAGTTCGTTCTGCACCCCGACGATCAGCATCTTTACATCGCGAACGAGGACGATGCGACCACGACAGTCGTCGATACAGTCACGCGCGAGATCATCGCCCGGATCAGTGTTGGTATTGAACCGGAAGGCATGGCCGTTTCGCCGGATGGCAAAATCGCTGTGACAACTTCGGAGAACACGAATATTGTGCACTGGATCGACACCACGACCGGAGAGATCTTTGCAAACAGCCTTGTCGACAACCGCCCCCGTCACGCCCGGTTCAGCAGCGACGGATCCGAATTGTGGGTCAGCTCAGAGATAGGTGGCACAGTCACGATCTTTGATGCAGCATCACAAACTGAAAAGGCTAAAATCAGTTTTGAGATCCCGGCGGTACATTCTGATCTGATGATGCCCGTGGGGTTAGAGTTTGCACGTGATGACACGCATGTCTTCGTGGCACTCAGCCGCGCCAACCACATCGCCGTCGTCAATGCGGAGAGCTATCTGGTTGAGGACTACATTCTTGTGGGAAGACGCGTCTGGCATATGGCGTTCAACGGTGACGGGTCCCTGTTGTTCACGACCAACGGCGTGTCCGGTGACGTGACGGTGATCGATGTACGCGCGCGTGTGGCTCTGAAATCGATAAAGGTCGGTCGATATCCATGGGGTGCTGCATGGCGCGCGCTGCCGGAAGACTGATCTCAAAAACAAATAGCGCCGCCGGGCACTGTACCTGCGCAGGCTTTTGAATTAGCGATCATAACGTATACCCGGCCTGCTGATCTGATATGTCCGGATTGTGGTAATTCAGGCAAAACGGAGCAGTATTGGAATGAGCGGGCTCAGCGTTTCAGGGATCAGCTATTCTTACGGATCGCGTGTGGCGCTTGACGATGTGAGTTTTGAGGTGCCGCCTGCGACGTTCTGTGCACTGCTGGGTCCGAACGGTGCCGGAAAATCCACCCTCTTCAATCTTCTCACAAGGCTCTTCAGCACGTCATCCGGCAGGATTGAAATCGCGGGCTATAATCTGAACAACGACCCGAGACAGGCACTGTCTCACCTCGGTATTGTGTTCCAGAAACCCACTCTCGATCTCGAACTTTCGGTGCGACAAAACCTCAGATACTTCGCAGCGCTTCACGGGCTGTCAGGCGCGAAGGCCGACAAACGCATCAATCTGTGTCTGGATCAACTCAACATGCTTGAGCGGGCCGGAGAGAAAGCGCGCAGCCTGAACGGGGGCCACCGGCGTCGCGCAGAGATCGCTCGTGCGCTTTTGCCGGAACCGGATGTTCTGCTGCTTGATGAACCAACCGTCGGACTGGATACGGCCTCCCGTAGGGGTATTACAGATTATGTGCATGACCTGGCCAAAGAGGGGACAACCGTTCTCTGGGCGACGCATCTGACGGATGAAATTCGCTCCGACGACCACATTGTTGTGTTGCATCAGGCAAAGGTACGCGCCGTCGGATCAGCGGAAAGTATTTGCGGGGAAGTGTCCCTGCAGGACCGGTTCCTGCAGATGACGGGAGCAACACCCTTATGAACCCTTACCTCACGTCCTTCCGGGCCATTGTCTTCCGTGAAGCGCTTCGCTTCCTCCAGCAACGCGAGCGTTTCGCCGCTGCACTGATACGTCCCCTTCTGTGGCTGCTGGTCTTTGCCGCGGGTTTCCGTGCAGCACTCGGTCTGAGCATTATCCCTCCGTATCAGACCTATATCACCTATGAGGTCTATATCGTGCCCGGACTGTGCGGGATGGTCATGCTGTTTAACGGCATGCAGTCATCTCTCAGCCTCGTTTACGATCGGGAAATGGGTTCGATGAAGCTCTTGCTGACGTCACCCCTGCCACGCTGGTGGCTGCTTTTCTGCAAGCTGGCAGGCGCCACCGCCATCTCCGTTGCTCAGGTTTATGCTTTTCTGGCAATCACGGCTGCGTTCGGCACTGTTGTCCCGCCGCTTGGGTATCTCATGGTCCTGCCTGCACTGATCGTGGCCGGGCTGATGCTGGGCTCTCTGGGGCTGCTGCTTTCGGGCATTGTCCGACAACTTGAAAACTTCGCCGGCATCATGAACTTCGTGATATTCCCGATGTTCTTTTTGTCCTCCGCTCTTTATCCGCTTTGGAAAATGGCGGAATCTTCAGAGATCTTATACGCCATCTGTTCGGTCAATCCGTTCACACATGCTGTCGAACTCATCCGGTTTGCTTTATACGGTCAGTTGAATGCGCCTGCTTTGGCCTGGACGCTGCTGGCAAGCATCGTGTTCATGGCCCTCGCGATATACAGCTACAACCCGGGTCGCACTGGTATGGCACGCCGGGGGTGAGCCGGCAGACGCGTAGACTTCAGGCTGCTGTTTACATGGAGCCAGGCTTTCCGCCCGCCTCTTTGAAAGCACCACAAGGCAGGTAATCTCACGACCTGCCTTGAAGCAGCAGGGAGTGCGCCTTTTGACACGGGAAGGCTGCAAGTGGACCCTGCCCGCCTCAGAACGCTTTCGTTTGAAAGCTCAACCTGGCCCCCGTGTTCTGAGCGTGATGAATGCGCTGATGTGAAGACATGCGTTTCGCGTGCTGAAATGAGGTTGGTTCCTGCATCCTGAGAACGGGCACATTGACGCCGGCGGACACGCATCCGCCTTAAAAGTTCAGACCGGTTTCGCGGTCACACAGAAATTTTTCTGGCTCGGCCGGAGAAATTGTCGAAAACTACCTGCTATGAAAAATATTGGTTTGGCAGCATTCGTGACCCTTTCCGCGGCATTGATCGTCGCACCGCACGAAGCAACGGCCACAGAGACCGGAGAAAGCGACTGGGTCATATACGCCGAAGCGGCGAATGGTGACCTCCATTTTTACGATCCGTCACGTGTGGAAAGGGTGGATATGGTGCGTCGCGTCTGGACGCGCGTCCGGTACAAAACATCCGTCATGGGCGCATCCGGTTTCCGGAGCCTGCTGGAAATAGACTGTGCCGGCGGAACCGGGAAAGCGTTGCAGAGCACGTTTTTCACTGACAGAAACTGGGAAAAACCCGCCATGAAGACGGACACGTC is part of the Roseobacter ponti genome and encodes:
- a CDS encoding surface-adhesin E family protein, translated to MTLSAALIVAPHEATATETGESDWVIYAEAANGDLHFYDPSRVERVDMVRRVWTRVRYKTSVMGASGFRSLLEIDCAGGTGKALQSTFFTDRNWEKPAMKTDTSEKQKRRIVPGSATGRLTEVVCDN
- a CDS encoding ABC transporter permease, which translates into the protein MNPYLTSFRAIVFREALRFLQQRERFAAALIRPLLWLLVFAAGFRAALGLSIIPPYQTYITYEVYIVPGLCGMVMLFNGMQSSLSLVYDREMGSMKLLLTSPLPRWWLLFCKLAGATAISVAQVYAFLAITAAFGTVVPPLGYLMVLPALIVAGLMLGSLGLLLSGIVRQLENFAGIMNFVIFPMFFLSSALYPLWKMAESSEILYAICSVNPFTHAVELIRFALYGQLNAPALAWTLLASIVFMALAIYSYNPGRTGMARRG
- a CDS encoding PQQ-dependent catabolism-associated beta-propeller protein, with the translated sequence MIRIAAAFFMYFSAATAGEVWVTNEKDNTVSVISTDTLDIVRTYPTGERPRGISFSKDFSRLYISASDRNVVQVMDPLTGEVLHELPSGKDPGQFVLHPDDQHLYIANEDDATTTVVDTVTREIIARISVGIEPEGMAVSPDGKIAVTTSENTNIVHWIDTTTGEIFANSLVDNRPRHARFSSDGSELWVSSEIGGTVTIFDAASQTEKAKISFEIPAVHSDLMMPVGLEFARDDTHVFVALSRANHIAVVNAESYLVEDYILVGRRVWHMAFNGDGSLLFTTNGVSGDVTVIDVRARVALKSIKVGRYPWGAAWRALPED
- a CDS encoding ABC transporter ATP-binding protein, which gives rise to MSGLSVSGISYSYGSRVALDDVSFEVPPATFCALLGPNGAGKSTLFNLLTRLFSTSSGRIEIAGYNLNNDPRQALSHLGIVFQKPTLDLELSVRQNLRYFAALHGLSGAKADKRINLCLDQLNMLERAGEKARSLNGGHRRRAEIARALLPEPDVLLLDEPTVGLDTASRRGITDYVHDLAKEGTTVLWATHLTDEIRSDDHIVVLHQAKVRAVGSAESICGEVSLQDRFLQMTGATPL
- a CDS encoding ABC transporter substrate-binding protein, with protein sequence MAESWFRARIMVAFLALWAASAAAANDIIEIAYLGVQTQRPPVLATLDRSPDDPGIAGAQTALAELNTAGVFLGQVYRLKTVTVPVGEDPLEAAEQLLDATRLLVLDAPAEVLTAIADLPAAQGALLFNTSSGDPSLRNDACRSNLLHTIPSTAMRTDALAQFFLSRRRTDFVMISGKHAIDQSYAASVRRSLQKFGLTLKAEKTWDFNAGMRRSAAAEMPLFTQDFGDYDTLIVADEVHDFGRYVMYNTWQARPVAGSEGLTPVTWSPVIEDWGAVQLQRRFEKLTGRGMTSGDYAAWAALRVIGEAVSRTGSADPLGLRDYILSDAFEIAGFKGRPLTFRTWNGQLRQPIALTHPRGLVASVPLEGFMHQTNALDTLGFDRPESTCALFR
- a CDS encoding PQQ-dependent sugar dehydrogenase gives rise to the protein MNGRLIAGLLASTVLATAAVAQDNMDKLGNMQKTDAAHTFIDQEGERAEALRAIIPNINVPDGFEVSLYAVVPDARSMAVAPQGTVVFAGTRKDKVWSIVDRDRNRVADEVKDFAPSVTFDIPNGPCFSPDGFLFIAERNRVLNFPAAEFFFEGPDPAVAVVVPQGELVPAEEESFNHTARVCDIGPDGKIYISLGQPHNVQPLDKIEMYDEIGIGGIIRMNTDGSGREVFTRGVRNSVGQDFNPETGELWWTDNQVDGMGDDIPPGELNRQTAAGQHFGFPWTNSRVEIVSESDFPRPEGVEFVEPQLELTAHAADLGMSFYKGSSYPDNYQGGIFWAQHGSWNRTTPVGARVMYTALDPETGDAVGAEVFADGWLNEETGEYRGRPMDIAFLKDGSMLVSDDFAGAIWRIAYKPQPAE